The genomic DNA CGCGAGCCGATTGGAGTTTCGACCTCGACCGCGCCGTTGCTTGGTGCGAAACGATCCTGTGGCATCTGGCCGCGCACCGCGAATTGCCGTTGCCCAAGTTGAGCGAAAAACAAAGCGACTGGTTGCTGTGCTGCGAAGCCCCAGCGCGCGGCAGCGATTGATGCAAGGAATGGCTGCCGCAGAAATCGATTCGCCGATCGACTAAGCACTTGTTTCGGTAACCGCGGTGCAGCAGAATTGATTGGGTGCGAGGTAAGCAAGTCCCGCAATCAGCGCGGCGTCGGCGGCGATGGGGCGCGATCGCCCTCCCCTACTCGAATCAGATCATTAAGCGGTCCATTAACATGAAGTTTAGCGACACCAGAGTTGTTGGTTGTAAAGCGTTTCGGCAAGTCGTCTGCATCGCCATTGTGGCTTGGGGACTTGTCCTGGGGGCGTCACCGCTGGCGTGGAGTCAGAGTTCTCGTGAACACGCTGCGACGACGAAGAGCGATGCGACCGGGAAACCGAACCTCGTCGTGATCATCGCCGACGACATGAACTGGAACGACTGTGGAGCCTACGGGCATCCGGCGATTCGGACGCCCAACATCGATCGCCTGGCGAGCGAGGGGCTGCTGTTCCAGCACGCCTACCTGACGACCAATTCGTGTAGTCCCTCGCGGGCGAGCATCCTGACCGGCAGATATCCTCACAACACCGCAGCGGAACAACTGCATTGGCCGCTTCCGGCGGGGACGGCTACGCTGGCGGAACAGCTGCGGCGGCGCGGATACTACACCGCAGCGGCTGGGAAATGGCATTTGGGTGATGCTGTGCGGGGCGACTTTGACAAGATCTATGAGGCGTCGACGGCTGGTTTTGTATTGCCGTCGGGGAAGGATGGCGAGCCGCCGAAAATGATCGCAGCGCAGCCGAGCGGTTGCGAAGATTGGGAGCGATCGCTGGACGATCGGCCTTGCGATCGCCCCTTTTTCCTGTGGCTTGCGGCACTCGATCCGCATCGCGAATATACCGCCGGGGCGCTCGATCCGCCGCACCGCAGCGAAGATGTGATCGTCCCGGAGCATCTGCCCGACACGCCTGAGGTCCGCGAAGACTTGCGTCTTTATTACGACGAGATCGGTCGGTTGGACGGATACGTCGGCAAGGTGCTGGCAAAGCTGAAGCAGCAGGGAGTCGATGAGAACACGTTGGTCTTGTTCATCAGCGACAACGGCCGCCCTTTCCCTCGCGACAAGACGACGTTGTACGACGGTGGCATCCGCACGCCTTGGATTGTCCGATGGCCGGCCAGGATCGCCGCCGGAGAAACAACCGACGCGTTGGTCAGCGCTGTCGATATCGCACCGACCTTCCTGCAGTTGGCTGATCGTGCGACGCCCGCCGCTGGAGATTCAACGCAGCAGACGACCAGAATGTCGCAGAACGAAGGTTCCCAAACGGCAGGCGTAGACGTATGGCAACCCGAAGGCAAAAGCTTTTTGGCGACGCTGTTGGATCCTCGCAAGCGGCACCGCGAGTTCGCTTTTGCCGAAGACCACTGGCACGATTACGAGGACCATGCCCGTTGCGTCGTCGATCGCCGTTTCAAACTGATCCGCAACGACTACCCCGATCTTCCCGCCACGCCATCGGCTGATGCGGGGCGTGGGCTGACCTTGCAAGCGATGCTGAAGCTTCAGCAGCGTGGCGAACTGACAGCCGCACAGCAGAGCTGTTTCCGCTCGCCACGGCCGCGATGGGAGCTGTTCGATCTGCAACGCGATCCCAGCGAATTGGTCAACCGCTTCGACGATCCCGCCTACGCTTCGGTGCGCGATTCGATGCAGCAGGCGTTGCTGCGATGGAGCCAGGAGACGGGCGATTATCTGCCCAATCGGCGGACGCCCGATGAGTTCGACCGCGTCAGCGGAGCGCCCGACCATAGCGTGCGGGTGCGTCCGCGGCCTTCGAAACAAGAGATGTTCGGCACCAACGGGAAGTACTGAGATCGTTTCGCCAGCAGACGCCGAGGTGATTTGATATCGCGCTGCGGCGTAGCTCTCCGCAAGCGGGAAATACTAGCACGAAGCGCAAGCGAGTGATCGATCGCGATTAGGGAAACACTTGCTTGCGCTTCGTGTTGGTAAATGCAGGGAAATCACTCGCTTGCGCTTCGTGCTAGTAAATGCGGGAAATCACTTGCTTGCGCTTCGTGCTGGTAGATGCTGCGATGGAGCCAGGAGACGGGCGATTATCTGCCCAGTCGGCGGACGCCCGATGAGTTCGACCGCGTCAGTGGAGAGCCCGACCATAGCGTGCGGGTGCGTCCGCGGCCTTCGAAACAAGAGATGTTCGGCGCAAACGGGAAGTACTGAGATCGTTTCGCCAGCAGACGCCGAGGTGATTTGATATCGCGCTGCGGCGTAGCCCTCCGCAAGCGGGAAATACTAGCACGAAGCGCAAGCGAGTGATCGATCGCGATTAGGGAAACACTTGCTTGCGCTTCGTGTTGGTAAATGCAGGGAAATCACTCGCTTGCGCTTCGTGCTGGTAAATGCTGCGGCGTAGCCCTCCGCAAGCGGGAAATACTAGCACGAAGCGCCAGCGAGTGATCGATCGCGATTAGGGAATCACTTGCTTGCGCTTCGTGCGCGTTGGTGCGGGAAATCACTCGCTTGCGCTTCGTGCTAGTAAATGCGGGGAATTACTTGATTGCGCTTCGTGCTGGTAGATGCGGGGAATCACTTGCTTGCGCTTCGTGTTGGTAAATGCGGGGAAACACTTGCTTGCGCTTCGTGCTGGTATTTTTGCGGAGGTAGTGGGCTTGTTTGGTAGTTGGGGTGGTGTACGTCGACTGTTCCGTCTTTGTGCACCATAGTGGTGGTGCGGGGTGTAGTTAGTCGATGCATGGTAACGGTTGGGGAAAACTGTTGCATCATCGAAGGTTTGCCTCTCACGCGATCGTGACGGGGGCGCCGCTATCACTACAAGGAACTGGCGATATGGGGACTCGGAATCTACTTTCTGGAATGCTGTTGGCGTGGGGATTTTGCCTGACCGGCGGCGGCGCTGTAACGGTTGCTCAGGAAACGTTCGATCACGTCTACAGGGTGGCGGATCTCGATCGCGACCAGGGTTTGGTGGCTGCGTGGTCCGCTGGCGATTCGTCCGACGTGCAAATACTCTCCCCCGGGATCGACGCATGTGCTGAGTGTACGCAATGCGATTCGCAGGGCTGCGATGGATGTTGTGCAACGCAGGAGTGTCGGTCGCCTTGGTGGGCCCATCGATCGGGATTGTTTGGCGAGTTTTTGTATCTCCGTCCCGGCGATAGCGACATCGTCTATTCGATCGAACAGAACGACACCACGGTAAACGCCTTCCCGACGGGGCCGCTGGGAATCGCGGCGATCGACGCCTCGCCCGGTTACCGGGTTGGATTTTCGCTGGCTAGTTCGCAGACCAGCAGTTTGGTAGCCAGCTATACGCACTGGGACGGCAACACGCAGGATCGATTGGTCCGCAATAACGCTAACGTCTTGAACTCACAAATCATTCACCCAAGCACATTCACGACTGGCGGAAACAGCTTGCAATCATCGGCGGCGACGTCGATTGAATTCGATTTGATCGATGCCGTCTATCGCCACAAATTGATATGCACCGACACCACGATCTTCAATTGGTCGGGAGGCTTCCGCTACGGAACGATCGAACAATCCCTGCTGGCTCAACAAGAAATTTCAGTCGCCACGGGGTTGGTCACCGTCGACACCGACGTCGATTTCAACGGGTTTGGGATCTTGTTGGGCTGCGACGCTGAACGCCGCAGTTGCCAGTCGGGGATGTTGTGTTACAGCAAAGGGGCTGCGTCGTTTCTGGGAGGTGAATGGACTGGCGATTATCGCCAATCGAATCAGTTCACCGGCGGGATCGTCGCAAATCAATACGAAGATTTTCGCATCAGCCCCGTCTTGGAAACCGAGCTGGGGATTGGATGGCAGAGCGAAT from Rosistilla oblonga includes the following:
- a CDS encoding sulfatase encodes the protein MNWNDCGAYGHPAIRTPNIDRLASEGLLFQHAYLTTNSCSPSRASILTGRYPHNTAAEQLHWPLPAGTATLAEQLRRRGYYTAAAGKWHLGDAVRGDFDKIYEASTAGFVLPSGKDGEPPKMIAAQPSGCEDWERSLDDRPCDRPFFLWLAALDPHREYTAGALDPPHRSEDVIVPEHLPDTPEVREDLRLYYDEIGRLDGYVGKVLAKLKQQGVDENTLVLFISDNGRPFPRDKTTLYDGGIRTPWIVRWPARIAAGETTDALVSAVDIAPTFLQLADRATPAAGDSTQQTTRMSQNEGSQTAGVDVWQPEGKSFLATLLDPRKRHREFAFAEDHWHDYEDHARCVVDRRFKLIRNDYPDLPATPSADAGRGLTLQAMLKLQQRGELTAAQQSCFRSPRPRWELFDLQRDPSELVNRFDDPAYASVRDSMQQALLRWSQETGDYLPNRRTPDEFDRVSGAPDHSVRVRPRPSKQEMFGTNGKY
- a CDS encoding Lpg1974 family pore-forming outer membrane protein, with amino-acid sequence MGTRNLLSGMLLAWGFCLTGGGAVTVAQETFDHVYRVADLDRDQGLVAAWSAGDSSDVQILSPGIDACAECTQCDSQGCDGCCATQECRSPWWAHRSGLFGEFLYLRPGDSDIVYSIEQNDTTVNAFPTGPLGIAAIDASPGYRVGFSLASSQTSSLVASYTHWDGNTQDRLVRNNANVLNSQIIHPSTFTTGGNSLQSSAATSIEFDLIDAVYRHKLICTDTTIFNWSGGFRYGTIEQSLLAQQEISVATGLVTVDTDVDFNGFGILLGCDAERRSCQSGMLCYSKGAASFLGGEWTGDYRQSNQFTGGIVANQYEDFRISPVLETELGIGWQSESGCVRATAGYMASWWCNAVSTREYVDGVRRGNYLEIDDTIAFIGLTTRLEVRY